In Glaciihabitans arcticus, the sequence GACGCTCGACCGGCCCTGAAAGTCGAATTTCCGCAACTCGAGGGCTCGGCGGAGCCGGGGGTCGACGGCGCGGGGCATCCCGAACCCAGAGGCGCGGTGGGGGCCGCATCTCACTGGGATACTGTCAGGTATGAAGCGCATCACCTATAGCGGCGGGTCTCTTGTGACCGGAAACGCCATCACCGCCGCCCTGCTGGAGTACACCACCTCGGTCGCTGACGCCGAGAACAGCGTGACGGTCGACATCCCCGTGCTCGAAGAGAACGGGGAGGTCACGGTGCACACCCTGCTGCTGAGCCCCGCCAGCCAATTCGACGTCGCAGATGTCGGAGGGATCAGCGATGCCGAGGAGGCAGCGCGGTTCCCGGTTCCGGTGATGCCTCAGATCGGCATCGTGGGCGTCGTCGAAAGCAACCCCGAGGCTGAGCGCACGGCGCAGGACTTCAACTCCATCATGCGTGAAATCGACGACGGGCTGGGACAGTAACCATGGGCAAGTTCATCTACGGCACCCCGTCGATCGCGGTCGACTTCGACGATCGGGTGCTCGCGCACCTCAAGGTCGTCATCCTCTCGAAGGTGCGCAGGGGCGAGAGTTTCACGTTCTCGTGGGAGTACACCGTGGCTGCGGGCAGCGGTCACAGCTCCATCTGGATCCACCCCACGATCCCCCTGCAATTCGACTTCGTCGGCAGCCGTGAGCCGCGACTCAACCGGGCATGGGTCGAGGAGCTGGTGCGGCTGGCCAATTCCCCGGCCGGCCTTCGCGTGACACCGGAGCCTGCCGACCCCGCTGAGGTGTAGAAGCGCGGATGCCCCGGCCACGAGTCGTGGCCGGGGCATCCGCGGGGCAGCTCTAGCGTCCGCCGGAGCGGCGCTTGTTGTACACGTCGAAGGCGACAGCGAGCAGGAGCACGAATCCCTTGACCGCCTGCTGCCAGTCGATACCGATGCCGAGGATCGACATGCCGTTGTTCAGAACACCGATGATGAGGCCACCGATGATGGCGCCGCCGATGGTTCCGACACCGCCCTGCACTGCCGCACCACCGATGAAGGCGGCGGAGATGGCCTCGAGTTCGAAGCCGGTTCCCGCCTTCGGGCCCGCGAGGTTGAGTCGCGCGGTGAAGACGAGGCCCGCCAGTGCCGCGAGCAGGCCCATATTGACGAAGATGAAGAAGTCGACCTTCTTCGTCTTGACTCCGGAGAGCTCGGCCGCGTGGCGGTTTCCACCGATGGCGTAGATGTGGCGACCAAATACGCTGCGGTTGCTGATGATGCCGTAGACGAGCACCAGCACGGCGAGCACGATGAGGGTGATCGGCACGCCCTTGAACACGGCGAGCGCGTAGGTGATGAGGCCGACTCCGGCGCTCACGGCGACGAGCTTGACCACGAACCAGACGAGCGGCTCGACGTCCTGGCCGTAGGCCGAGCGCCCCTTGCGCGTGCGCAGTTGCTGCACGATGAGCGCAATGATGGCGAAGGCGCCGATCGCGAGCGTGAAGGGGTCTATGTGCGAGCGCCCGCCGGTGTCGATCGGGAAGCTGATGAAGCCGTTACCGAGTGCGCGGTACTCCGAGGGGAAGGATCCGACGTTCGAGTTGCCGAGCACCACGAGCGCGAGGCCGCGGAAGATGAGCATGCCGGCCAGGGTCACGATGAACGCGGGGATGCCGACGTAGGCGATCCAGAACCCCTGCCACGCCCCGACCAGGGCGCCCACCACGAGGGCGGCGATGATCGCCATCCACCAGGAGAAGCCCGCATCCCGAATCAGCACACCCGACACGGCACCGACGAACGCTGCGACCGAACCGACCGAGAGGTCGATGTGGCCGGCCACGATCACGAGCACCATGCCGATCGCGAGGATCAGGATGTAGCCGTTCTGCACGATCAGGTTCGAGATGTTCTGCGGGCGCAGCAGCACCGACGTGCCGTCCTGGATGGTGAGGATGGCGAACAGCACCACCACCGCGATCAGCGCCAGGAAGATGCCGTTCTTGCCGAGGTCGCTCAGCACGTGGCTGAGAGCCGACGTGAACCGGTTGCTCGCCGGTTGCACAACGGCGCCAACAGCTTTGTTGTCTGTGTCAGTCATTGGGGATAACTCCTTGAGGTGCCGTAGCCGCGGGGCTAGCGGGGCTTTTCCATGGTCATGAGCTTGATGAGGGATTCCGGGTTGGCTTCCGCGATGGGCAGCTCGCCGGTGATGGTTCCCTCGGAGAGGGCGTAGATGCGGTCGCAGATTCCGAGCAGTTCGGGCAGCTCCGAGGAGATGACGATGATGCCCTTGCCCTCGCTCGCGAGGCGGTTGATGATCGTGTAGATCTCGTACTTAGCGCCGACGTCGATGCCGCGGGTGGGCTCATCGAGGATCAGCACGTCAGGGTCCGAGTAGATCCACTTGCTCAGCACCACCTTCTGCTGGTTGCCGCCCGAGAGCTTTCCGGTCTTCGCGAGCACCGTCGGCGACTTGATGTTCATCGACTTGCGGTACTCGTTGGCGACCTTGAACTCCTCGTTGTCGTTGACGAGTCCGCCGTGAACGAGTTTCTCGAGCGACGCCATGGAGATGTTGCGCTTGATGTCCTCGATGAGGTTGAGGCCGTACTGCTTACGGTCCTCCGTGGCATAGGCGAGGCCGTTCTCGATCGCCTCGGCGACGGTGCGGGTCTTGATCTCCTCGCCGTTCTTGAAGACCTTGCCCGAGATGCGCGAGCCGTAACTGCGTCCGAACAGGCTCATGGCGAACTCGGTGCGACCCGCGCCCATCAGTCCCGCGATGCCGACGATCTCGCCGCGACGCACATTGAGGTTGACGTTGTTGACCGTGACCCGGTTGACGTCCTGCGGGTGGTGGGCGGTCCAGTTCTCGACGCGCAGGATCTCCTCGCCGATGTTGGGCGTGTGATCCGGGTAGCGGTGCTCGAGGTCGCGGCCGACCATGTCCTTGATGATTCGTTCTTCGGTGACGTCATTCTTGGAGATCGTCTCGATCGTGTTGCCGTCGCGAATCACGGTGACGGCGTCCGCGATCTTCTTGATCTCGTTGAGCTTGTGGCTGATGATGATCGACGTGATTCCCTGCTCTTTCAGGTGCAGGATGAGGTCGAGCAGGTGGGACGAGTCCTCGTCGTTGAGAGCCGCGGTCGGTTCATCCAGAATCAGCAGCTTGACACGCTTGGACAGGGCCTTGGCGATCTCGACGAGCTGCTGCTTGCCGACGCCGATGTCCATGATGCGCGTGGTGGGGCTCTCGCGCAGGCCGACCCGGGCCAGGAGCTTCGAGGCCTCGAGGTTGGTGCGGTTCCAGTCGATGAGACCGAGCGCGCCCTTCACCTCGTTGTTGAGGAAGATGTTTTCGGCGATGGAGAGGTAGGGGCTGAGGGCGAGCTCCTGGTGGATGATGACGATGCCCTTCGCCTCGGAGTCGCGGATGTCCTTGAACTGCACGACCTCGTCCTCGAAGACGATGTCCCCGTCGTAGGTGCCGAACGGGTACACGCCCGAGAGCACCTTCATGAGTGTGGACTTGCCTGCGCCGTTCTCGCCGCAGATCGCGTGGATCTCGCCGCGTGCGACCTCGAGGGTCACGTCGGCGAGCGCTTTCACGCCCGGGAAAGTCTTGGTGATCGACCGCATCTCGAGGATGTTCGTCACGTTCTGAGTAGCCACTGCCAGCCACTTCCTTACGTCGTTGTGGTGAACCCGGTGGTGGGGAGTCTAGGACTCCCCACCACCGGATGGTGGAACTGTTATTCGGTCGACGGCTGTGTTAGCCGTTGACCTCCTTTTCGGTCCAGTAACCGGTGTCGATCAGTTCCTTCTGGATGTTGTCCTTCAGCACGATGACCGGCTGGAGGAGGTACGAGGGAACGTCCTTGATCTCGTTGTTGTAGGTCGAGTCGTCGTTCGTCGCCACCTTTTCACCGTTGAGCGCTGCGATGGCCATGTCGCCGGCCACCTTCGCGAGCTCGCGGGTGTCCTTGAAGATGGTCGCATACTGCTCGCCGGTGTTGATCGCCTTGACCGAGTCGATCTCAGCGTCCTGGCCGGTGATGATGGGCCACTCGTCGCCGAGCGTGTAGTCACCGTCGGTCAGTGCCGAAATGATTCCTCGCGAGATGCCGTCGTAGGGCGAGAGGATTCCGTCGACCTTGTCGCCACCGGAGTAGTTCGCGGTGAGGAGGTCCTCCATGCGGCTCTGGGCCACTTCACCGTTCCAACGCTCGGTAGCTGCCTGCTCGATCTTGACCTGGCCGCTCTTGACGACGATGGTTCCGTTGTCGATGAAGGGCTTCAGCTCCTGCTGCGCTCCGTTGAAGAAGAAGAACGCGTTGTTGTCGTCGAGCGAACCTGCGAACATCTCGATGTTGAACGGTCCCTCGGGAGCGCCCTCGATGGCCTTGCCCTCGAGGTCGGTCAGTCCGAGACCGTTGAGGAGCGACCATGCCTGCTGCTGTCCGACGAGGAAGTTGTCGAACGTGGCGTAGTAGTCGACGTTCTCCGTGTTCATCAGCAGACGGTCGTAGGCGATGACCGGGATGTCCTGGCTCGCGGCGTCTTCGAGGATGTTGGTGAGCGTGGTGCCGTCGATCGATGCGACGATCAGGGCCTCTGCACCCTTGGTGATCATGTTCTCGATCTGGCTGACCTGGGTGGGGATGTCGTCTTCTGCGTACTGGAGGTCGACGGTGTAGCCCTGGTCTTCGAGGTGCTTCTTGAGGGCGTTGCCATCGGCGATCCAACGCTCGGAGGACTTGGTCGGCATGGCGACGCCGATGCGTCCCTTGTCGCCACCGGCGCTATCGCCGTCTCCGCCACCGCCGGCACAGGCCGCGAGGCCCAGAACCATTGCGCTTGCGGCGACAAGCGAGAGAAGTGCTTTCTTCTTCACTGTGTTTCCTTTCATAGATGGACATCATTGTCTGTT encodes:
- a CDS encoding ATP-dependent DNA ligase, yielding MGKFIYGTPSIAVDFDDRVLAHLKVVILSKVRRGESFTFSWEYTVAAGSGHSSIWIHPTIPLQFDFVGSREPRLNRAWVEELVRLANSPAGLRVTPEPADPAEV
- the mmsB gene encoding multiple monosaccharide ABC transporter permease, which produces MTDTDNKAVGAVVQPASNRFTSALSHVLSDLGKNGIFLALIAVVVLFAILTIQDGTSVLLRPQNISNLIVQNGYILILAIGMVLVIVAGHIDLSVGSVAAFVGAVSGVLIRDAGFSWWMAIIAALVVGALVGAWQGFWIAYVGIPAFIVTLAGMLIFRGLALVVLGNSNVGSFPSEYRALGNGFISFPIDTGGRSHIDPFTLAIGAFAIIALIVQQLRTRKGRSAYGQDVEPLVWFVVKLVAVSAGVGLITYALAVFKGVPITLIVLAVLVLVYGIISNRSVFGRHIYAIGGNRHAAELSGVKTKKVDFFIFVNMGLLAALAGLVFTARLNLAGPKAGTGFELEAISAAFIGGAAVQGGVGTIGGAIIGGLIIGVLNNGMSILGIGIDWQQAVKGFVLLLAVAFDVYNKRRSGGR
- the mmsA gene encoding multiple monosaccharide ABC transporter ATP-binding protein, whose product is MRSITKTFPGVKALADVTLEVARGEIHAICGENGAGKSTLMKVLSGVYPFGTYDGDIVFEDEVVQFKDIRDSEAKGIVIIHQELALSPYLSIAENIFLNNEVKGALGLIDWNRTNLEASKLLARVGLRESPTTRIMDIGVGKQQLVEIAKALSKRVKLLILDEPTAALNDEDSSHLLDLILHLKEQGITSIIISHKLNEIKKIADAVTVIRDGNTIETISKNDVTEERIIKDMVGRDLEHRYPDHTPNIGEEILRVENWTAHHPQDVNRVTVNNVNLNVRRGEIVGIAGLMGAGRTEFAMSLFGRSYGSRISGKVFKNGEEIKTRTVAEAIENGLAYATEDRKQYGLNLIEDIKRNISMASLEKLVHGGLVNDNEEFKVANEYRKSMNIKSPTVLAKTGKLSGGNQQKVVLSKWIYSDPDVLILDEPTRGIDVGAKYEIYTIINRLASEGKGIIVISSELPELLGICDRIYALSEGTITGELPIAEANPESLIKLMTMEKPR
- the chvE gene encoding multiple monosaccharide ABC transporter substrate-binding protein, which gives rise to MVLGLAACAGGGGDGDSAGGDKGRIGVAMPTKSSERWIADGNALKKHLEDQGYTVDLQYAEDDIPTQVSQIENMITKGAEALIVASIDGTTLTNILEDAASQDIPVIAYDRLLMNTENVDYYATFDNFLVGQQQAWSLLNGLGLTDLEGKAIEGAPEGPFNIEMFAGSLDDNNAFFFFNGAQQELKPFIDNGTIVVKSGQVKIEQAATERWNGEVAQSRMEDLLTANYSGGDKVDGILSPYDGISRGIISALTDGDYTLGDEWPIITGQDAEIDSVKAINTGEQYATIFKDTRELAKVAGDMAIAALNGEKVATNDDSTYNNEIKDVPSYLLQPVIVLKDNIQKELIDTGYWTEKEVNG